One region of Limnospira fusiformis SAG 85.79 genomic DNA includes:
- a CDS encoding ArnT family glycosyltransferase yields the protein MKLTGNMGKTLMMWGRHPKSGWILSMAGLVAIAIMAFLWHLGSVGLVDETEPLFAEAARHMKISGNWITPYFNQETRFDKPPLIYWLIALGYYMVGVNEWAVRLPSAISAIALMVGCFLTVQQFVTTTHPHLKFAQIKPSAWIATALVALNLQTLIWARQGVSDMLLSGCMGLSLFSFFWGYATTKEPDHSPAIKLMDKLRNCCHWQFPNKWYLGFYIFTGLAVLAKGPVGIVIPGLIVVVFLAYVNRLWSVLPEMGVIWGGIIFGLITVPWYILVIIENGQDYIDSFFGYHNVQRFTSVVNGHSAPWYFYFIVVLIGFLPWSIYLPIAIYRLGFWRRNQWINQPRNQQLGLFAWVWFACIFVFFTIAVTKLPSYVLPLMPAAAILIGIFWGEEFAKTGNYINLKNRWFFNTALVNILFLVVLAIAIIYSPQFIGPDPAVEDLASVVNNSGLPIKGGMIWTATAVLIAWLIGNKRQWRLIIAANLIGFILFFNMVFVPGLFLVDEYRQIPLKNIAQNLATFQQPQEELWMIGFAKPTVVFYSQQPVHFFRINDFLRAEGEPLLHILDVLQNTSESPTALVVSRAKDLARIGLQPGDYPILIEQGNYQLVRISKQILLYRVIHHE from the coding sequence TTGAAGTTAACTGGAAATATGGGAAAAACTTTGATGATGTGGGGTCGTCATCCTAAGTCGGGGTGGATTTTATCTATGGCTGGGTTAGTGGCGATCGCCATTATGGCTTTTCTGTGGCATCTTGGTAGTGTGGGTTTGGTGGATGAAACGGAACCTTTATTTGCTGAAGCCGCCCGTCATATGAAAATCTCCGGTAATTGGATTACTCCCTATTTTAATCAGGAAACTCGCTTTGATAAACCGCCTTTGATTTATTGGTTAATTGCCCTGGGTTATTATATGGTGGGGGTGAATGAGTGGGCGGTAAGATTACCTTCTGCTATCTCAGCGATCGCTTTAATGGTAGGCTGTTTTTTGACTGTACAACAATTCGTAACTACTACCCACCCACATCTCAAATTTGCCCAGATTAAGCCTTCTGCTTGGATAGCTACTGCCTTAGTGGCTTTGAATTTACAAACTCTCATCTGGGCGCGTCAGGGAGTTTCGGATATGTTATTAAGTGGCTGTATGGGTTTGAGTCTCTTTAGCTTTTTTTGGGGATATGCCACTACTAAGGAACCGGATCATAGTCCCGCTATTAAATTGATGGATAAACTCAGAAATTGTTGTCACTGGCAATTTCCGAATAAATGGTATTTAGGATTCTATATTTTTACAGGATTAGCCGTATTAGCCAAAGGTCCTGTGGGTATTGTGATCCCCGGCTTAATTGTGGTGGTTTTTCTGGCTTATGTAAATCGCCTGTGGTCAGTTTTGCCAGAAATGGGAGTGATTTGGGGTGGGATTATTTTCGGATTAATTACTGTACCTTGGTATATTTTGGTAATTATTGAAAATGGTCAAGACTATATAGATTCGTTTTTTGGTTATCATAATGTCCAGAGATTTACCAGTGTTGTTAATGGTCATAGTGCGCCGTGGTATTTCTATTTTATCGTGGTTTTAATCGGGTTTTTACCCTGGTCTATTTATTTGCCCATAGCCATATATCGGCTGGGATTTTGGCGGCGTAATCAATGGATTAATCAACCCAGAAATCAGCAATTGGGTTTATTTGCTTGGGTGTGGTTTGCCTGTATTTTTGTATTCTTTACTATCGCCGTTACTAAACTTCCTAGTTATGTGCTGCCTTTGATGCCTGCGGCGGCGATTTTAATCGGGATTTTTTGGGGAGAAGAATTTGCCAAAACTGGGAATTATATTAATCTTAAAAATCGCTGGTTTTTTAATACCGCATTAGTTAATATACTGTTTTTAGTGGTTTTAGCGATCGCCATTATTTACAGCCCCCAATTTATCGGACCCGACCCAGCCGTTGAAGATTTAGCATCAGTAGTTAATAACTCTGGCTTACCGATAAAAGGTGGTATGATCTGGACAGCTACTGCTGTTTTAATTGCTTGGTTAATAGGCAATAAACGTCAGTGGCGACTAATTATTGCAGCCAACCTCATCGGCTTTATTTTATTCTTTAATATGGTGTTTGTACCCGGATTATTCTTAGTAGATGAATACCGACAAATACCTCTAAAAAATATCGCCCAAAACTTGGCAACTTTCCAACAACCCCAAGAAGAGTTATGGATGATTGGATTTGCTAAACCTACCGTAGTATTCTATTCTCAGCAACCCGTCCATTTTTTCAGAATAAACGACTTTTTGAGGGCAGAAGGTGAACCCCTCTTGCATATCCTTGATGTCCTACAAAACACCTCAGAATCCCCCACAGCCCTCGTAGTTAGTCGCGCCAAGGATTTAGCCAGAATTGGACTACAACCGGGAGATTATCCGATTTTAATAGAACAGGGAAATTATCAACTGGTTCGCATTTCCAAGCAAATTTTATTATATCGTGTTATTCACCATGAATAA